The region CAGCAGTCCTTGAGGTTGCGCTTCAGCGCCACCCCGAGCGGGCCGTAGTCCCAGAAGCCGTTGAGCCCGCCGTAGATCTCGCTCGACTGGAAGATGAAGCCGCGCCGCTTGGCCAGCGACACGATCTTGTCCATCCGCGACTGGTCGGCGGGCCCGGTGGGCTTGTCTGCCATGATCGGCTCGTGATCCTGGTGGGGAAACGGCGGGGACGGCGAGTGTAGTGGCAGCCGGCGCCGACGGTCCACCGCAGGCCCGTGCCGCTCAGTCGGCCGCGGCCACCAGCCGGTCGCCGACGAGGTGCGGGACGACGGCGACGGCGTCGAGCCGCGCGGCGGCGGCGAGATCGCGCTGCATGCCGAGGGCGATCAGGTTGGCACCGCCGGGGGTGTCGCGGAAGGCGTCGGCGAGCGCCGCCTCCGGCGCGCCCGCGGCGACGACCCTCCGGAAGGCGGCGCGGGCGGCGCTGGAGGCGGCGTCGAGCCGGTCGGCCGGACCGGCGGCGGCGTCGACGATCGCCCCGGCGCCGAGGACGTCTTCGCCGCTCACCGCGCCGTCGGTGCCGGCACAGACGAGGTGGACGGCGACGCGGTCGGGCGCGGCGCCGCGGCGGCGGAGGAACGCCGCCACGGCGGCCCGGTTGACCAGCGCTCCGATCACGACGTCGCGGGCGTCGCGGCAGGCGGCCAGCGCCGCGGTGCCGTTGGTGGTCGTCACCACGACGGCGTGCCCGCCGACGCGCGCCGGGGTGTAGTCGAGCGGCGAGTTGCCGAGATCGAAGCCGGCGGGGGGGAGGCCGCCGCGCTCGCCGCCCAGGAGCGTCCCGGCGGGAAGCCGGTCGCGGGTCGCACGCGCCGCGGCGACCGAAGGCGTCGGCCACACCGCCGTCGCCCCCGACTCCAGCGCCGTGGCGATCGACGTGCTGGCACGGAGGACGTCGATGACGACGGCGATCGCGCCGGCCGCCGCCCCGGGGGGCATCCGCGGCGCCAGGTCGTGGCAGTGCCAGTCGATCATCCCGGCGAGCATACTGCCGGAGGGGGCGGCCGCGTGCCCTCCCGCGCGGCGCCGGTCCGGCTACCATTTCTCATGAGCGGCAAACGGCCGCGAACACCGTCCGCAGGAGCCGAGCGTGGGTGCCGTGATGACGTCAGCCGCCGAGCGACCGGGTCGCACGCCCCCACCGGCGGGCGACGGTGCCCGTGTTGACAAGAGCGGCAGCCGGGTCCGCGGGATGTTTGCCGAGATCGCTCCGCGCTACGATCTCGTGAACCGACTCCTGTCAGGAGGCATCGACGTCCGCTGGCGGCGCGAGACGGTCCGCCGAGCTCCGCCACCCTCGGCCGGGGGCGCGATCCTCGACGTCTGCACCGGTACCGGCGACCTGGCGCTTGCCTACGCCGCCGCCGCCCCTGGCGTGCGGATCGTGGCCAGCGACTTCTGCCGGCCGATGCTCGACCGCGGTGCCGAGAAGGCGATGCGCGTAAGCCGGACGGTCGAGTGGGTCGAGGCCGACGCCATGGCCCTCCCCTTCCCGACCGCGTCCTTCGACCTGGTGACCGTGGCCTTCGGCCTGCGCAACATCGCCGACACCGCCGCGGGCCTCGCCGAGATGGCCCGCGTCTGCAAGCCGGGGGGCACGCTGGCGATCCTCGAGTTCTCGCTGCCGGCCAATCCGGTGATCCGCCACGGCTATCTGTGGTATTTCCGCAACCTCCTCCCGGCAATCGGCAACACCGTCGCCCGCAACCGTTCGGCGGCCTACACCTACCTCAACCAGAGCGTCGAGGAGTTCCCCTCGGGGGAACGGCTCGCGGCGCTCGTCCGCGCCGCCGGATTCGGCACCGTCGCGCAGTTTCCGCTGTCGTTCGGGATCGCGACCTTGTCGGTCGCCCACCGCGCGGCCGGAAAGGCGGCCTGAGCCGTGCCGGCGCCGTCGCTGCCCGTCGTCGTCGCGATCACCGGTGCCTCCGGCGCGTCCTACGGCGCGCGGCTCGTCGAGGTGCTCCTCGCCGCGGGGTGCGACCTCCACCTGACGGTCAGCCCGTCGGGGCAGGCGGTGATCGCCGAGGAGACCGGCCGGCGCGTCGACCTCGACCGGTTCGATCCCGCCGTCCTCCTCGGCCGCGGTCTTCCCGCCACCGGAAGCTGGATCTACCACCACTACAAAGACCTGATGGCCCCGATCGCCAGCGGCAGTTTCCTCACCGCGGGGATGGTGATCTGCCCGTGCAGCGGCAGCACGCTGGCCGCCGTCGCCCATTCGATGGGGGAGAACCTCATCCACCGCGCCGCCGAGGTCCACCTCAAGGAGCGGCGCCGGCTCGTCGTCGTGCCGCGGGAGACGCCGCTGTCGCTACCGCAGCTGAAGAACATGCAGGCGATCCACGAGGCGGGCGCGGTCGTGCTCCCCGCGAGCCCCGGCTTCTACCACCAGCCGCGGTCGCTCGACGACCTCGTCGACTTCGTCGTCGCGCGGATCTGCGACCAGCTCGGTGTCGGCCACGACCTCATGCGCTGCTGGGGGGAGACGTCCTGATGGCCAGCGCCCCGCGCCCCTCGACGAGCCTGCCCGCGGGCAACCTGCTGGCGAGGCTCCGCACCTACCTCGAGCTCGTCCGCTTCAGCCACACCGTGTTCGCCCTGCCGTTCGCGGTGATGGCGGCGCTGATCGCCGCCCGGCGGATCGCCGACGGCGCCGCGCC is a window of Planctomycetota bacterium DNA encoding:
- a CDS encoding 2-phosphosulfolactate phosphatase, giving the protein MIDWHCHDLAPRMPPGAAAGAIAVVIDVLRASTSIATALESGATAVWPTPSVAAARATRDRLPAGTLLGGERGGLPPAGFDLGNSPLDYTPARVGGHAVVVTTTNGTAALAACRDARDVVIGALVNRAAVAAFLRRRGAAPDRVAVHLVCAGTDGAVSGEDVLGAGAIVDAAAGPADRLDAASSAARAAFRRVVAAGAPEAALADAFRDTPGGANLIALGMQRDLAAAARLDAVAVVPHLVGDRLVAAAD
- the ubiE gene encoding bifunctional demethylmenaquinone methyltransferase/2-methoxy-6-polyprenyl-1,4-benzoquinol methylase UbiE — encoded protein: MTSAAERPGRTPPPAGDGARVDKSGSRVRGMFAEIAPRYDLVNRLLSGGIDVRWRRETVRRAPPPSAGGAILDVCTGTGDLALAYAAAAPGVRIVASDFCRPMLDRGAEKAMRVSRTVEWVEADAMALPFPTASFDLVTVAFGLRNIADTAAGLAEMARVCKPGGTLAILEFSLPANPVIRHGYLWYFRNLLPAIGNTVARNRSAAYTYLNQSVEEFPSGERLAALVRAAGFGTVAQFPLSFGIATLSVAHRAAGKAA
- a CDS encoding UbiX family flavin prenyltransferase, producing MPAPSLPVVVAITGASGASYGARLVEVLLAAGCDLHLTVSPSGQAVIAEETGRRVDLDRFDPAVLLGRGLPATGSWIYHHYKDLMAPIASGSFLTAGMVICPCSGSTLAAVAHSMGENLIHRAAEVHLKERRRLVVVPRETPLSLPQLKNMQAIHEAGAVVLPASPGFYHQPRSLDDLVDFVVARICDQLGVGHDLMRCWGETS